Proteins found in one Fusobacterium sp. genomic segment:
- a CDS encoding GntP family permease, translating to MLGILLGLLLLVFLSYKGYSIIWVAPLSAIVVAIYGFGFNGQILLESYTENYMGSLAGFTKSWFPLFFLGAVFGKMMDVTGAARAVAHLLVKVVGAKRALLGVVVSCAVLTYGGVSLFVVVFAIYPLAISLFREADLPRKLIPGAIALGAFTFTMTAFPGSPQLNNIIAGRYFNTTPYAAPIMGIVAGLIMLICGYLYLYWKQEKLVKAGEHFIEPSSNIKEEEGDLPNEYLSLVPLITVVLVLYILSKKVGMAITPASILSLLCGNIVVAVLNLKKSKFFIKALNEGGNGSVIAILNTAAAVGFGGVVRAVPGFQVLTDKLLGIDASPLISEALAITLLAGATGSSSGGMGIALEALGPQYMAIAASQGISVEAFHRIATIASGGLDSLPHCGAVITLLAVTGMTHKDSYNDIGMVTCVIPLIALAAAIILGMMGIV from the coding sequence ATGCTGGGTATACTTTTAGGTTTATTATTATTAGTTTTTCTTTCATATAAGGGATATTCCATTATATGGGTAGCACCACTTTCAGCTATAGTTGTAGCTATATATGGATTTGGATTCAATGGACAGATTCTATTGGAGTCATATACTGAAAATTATATGGGATCTTTAGCTGGATTTACTAAATCATGGTTTCCATTATTCTTTTTAGGAGCTGTTTTTGGTAAAATGATGGATGTTACTGGAGCTGCTCGTGCAGTTGCTCATCTTCTTGTAAAAGTTGTTGGAGCAAAAAGAGCTCTTCTTGGTGTTGTTGTAAGTTGTGCTGTTCTTACTTATGGTGGAGTAAGTCTTTTCGTTGTAGTATTTGCTATATACCCACTTGCTATATCTCTATTCAGAGAAGCAGATTTACCAAGAAAACTTATCCCTGGTGCTATTGCACTTGGAGCATTTACTTTCACAATGACAGCCTTTCCAGGAAGTCCTCAATTGAACAATATAATTGCTGGGAGATATTTCAATACTACTCCTTACGCAGCCCCTATTATGGGAATAGTTGCTGGATTAATAATGCTTATTTGCGGATATTTATATCTTTACTGGAAACAAGAAAAACTAGTAAAAGCTGGAGAACATTTCATTGAGCCTTCTAGCAATATTAAAGAAGAAGAAGGAGATCTTCCTAATGAGTATCTTTCACTAGTTCCACTAATTACAGTTGTTCTTGTTCTTTATATATTGAGTAAAAAAGTTGGAATGGCTATAACACCAGCAAGTATATTATCTCTTCTATGTGGAAATATTGTTGTTGCTGTACTTAATTTAAAAAAATCTAAATTCTTTATAAAAGCATTAAATGAAGGTGGAAACGGCTCAGTAATAGCAATACTTAATACTGCTGCCGCTGTTGGTTTTGGTGGAGTTGTAAGAGCTGTACCAGGATTTCAAGTTCTTACTGATAAACTTCTTGGAATAGATGCAAGTCCTCTAATTTCAGAAGCTTTAGCTATAACTCTTCTTGCAGGAGCAACTGGTTCTTCTTCAGGTGGTATGGGAATAGCATTAGAAGCTCTTGGACCTCAGTATATGGCTATTGCTGCATCTCAAGGAATAAGTGTTGAAGCTTTCCACAGAATAGCTACAATTGCTTCTGGAGGGTTAGATTCTCTTCCCCATTGTGGAGCTGTTATAACTCTTTTAGCAGTTACAGGTATGACTCATAAGGACTCATACAATGACATTGGAATGGTTACTTGTGTTATTCCTCTAATTGCATTGGCCGCAGCTATAATTTTAGGAATGATGGGAATTGTATAA
- a CDS encoding LysR family transcriptional regulator, translating into MNYFVEIARQESFTNASKKLYICQSALSKAIKTFESELDIILIDRTSKSFKLTPEGQLLYENGIIALKVINEQCTKLQDSISLEKGSIKVGVPPVISTIYFTSTIQEFRNMYKNINLNVIEAGANTVKDKVEKGEIDIGVVILPFSSQDFNITSVFMSDNVVVVHKNHPLASKKEVSFSEIKDEPLIILNETYMLHDRIKALCAKAGFEPNIICSSSQWDFIAEMVALNQGITILPRPILSKFHSKNIRLLTIKDPEFPWNIALIVRKDKYVSKAIKLFIEFVKNIDL; encoded by the coding sequence TTGAATTACTTTGTTGAAATAGCCAGACAGGAAAGTTTTACAAACGCTTCTAAAAAGTTGTATATATGCCAATCAGCTCTAAGCAAAGCTATAAAAACTTTTGAAAGCGAATTAGATATTATACTGATAGACAGAACATCCAAAAGTTTCAAACTGACTCCAGAGGGACAGCTTCTTTATGAAAATGGAATCATTGCTTTGAAAGTCATAAATGAACAGTGCACTAAACTTCAAGATAGCATAAGCTTAGAAAAAGGAAGTATCAAAGTAGGTGTTCCACCAGTAATAAGTACTATATACTTCACTTCAACTATTCAAGAATTTAGAAATATGTATAAAAATATTAATTTAAATGTTATTGAAGCTGGAGCCAATACTGTTAAAGATAAAGTTGAAAAAGGAGAAATAGATATTGGAGTTGTTATTCTTCCCTTTTCTTCCCAAGATTTTAATATAACCTCTGTATTCATGTCAGATAATGTTGTTGTTGTTCATAAAAATCATCCTTTGGCTTCTAAAAAAGAAGTTTCATTTTCAGAAATTAAAGATGAACCTCTTATCATCTTAAACGAAACATACATGCTTCATGACAGAATAAAAGCTCTATGTGCTAAAGCTGGTTTTGAACCAAATATTATCTGCAGCAGTTCACAATGGGATTTTATTGCTGAAATGGTGGCACTTAATCAAGGAATAACCATACTTCCTAGACCAATACTCAGTAAATTCCATTCCAAAAATATTAGACTTTTGACTATTAAAGATCCTGAATTTCCATGGAACATAGCGCTTATTGTGAGAAAAGATAAATATGTATCTAAGGCTATAAAACTTTTTATTGAATTTGTAAAAAATATAGATTTATAA
- a CDS encoding acyl CoA:acetate/3-ketoacid CoA transferase gives MAEFIKASQAARLIKDDSFLLVCGFVGIGSPEEIFIEMEKSFLGEGTPKNLDLMFAAGFGDGKTKGLNHFAHKGMIKKAIGGHWGLAPGLAQLVNNNDMKGYNLPQGVIAQMFRDMAAGKPGTISHVGLGTFVDPEIQGGKLNSITTKDIVEKLTLNGREVLFFHGQKPNFGILKGTSSDEDGNISFEEEPLTLETLSIAMAVKNAGGTIIVQVKKKVENGVIQPKNVKIPGILVDYVVIAENPENHKQTLAEDFNPEYVTRIVSDKPQKAESVPLDERKVVSRRCAMLLSREKKIINYGIGMPEVIAAVLNEEGQEEYFTPTVEPGAIGGTPEGGLNFGASINPVCIIDQPYQFDFYDGGGLDMAFLGLAQCDGDGNINVSKFGPKIAGCGGFINITQNAKEVVFCGTFTAGGLKLDIAEGKLKIIQEGKIKKFVKAVEQITFSGKLAKENKKKVKYVTERAVFELKPEGLTLIEVAPGIDIERDILGQMEFKPLISNELKTMDSKIFKAEKMGLVL, from the coding sequence ATGGCTGAGTTTATTAAAGCATCTCAAGCTGCCAGATTAATAAAAGATGATTCATTTTTACTGGTATGTGGTTTTGTAGGAATAGGAAGTCCAGAAGAGATATTTATTGAAATGGAAAAATCTTTTTTGGGAGAGGGAACACCAAAGAATCTTGATCTTATGTTTGCTGCTGGATTTGGTGATGGAAAAACAAAGGGTCTTAATCATTTCGCTCATAAAGGAATGATAAAAAAAGCAATAGGAGGACATTGGGGGTTAGCTCCAGGATTAGCACAACTAGTAAATAATAATGATATGAAAGGTTATAACCTGCCACAAGGAGTAATTGCTCAGATGTTTAGAGATATGGCAGCAGGAAAACCAGGTACTATTTCACATGTTGGATTAGGAACATTTGTGGATCCAGAAATCCAAGGAGGAAAACTTAATAGCATTACTACTAAAGATATTGTTGAAAAATTAACATTGAATGGGAGAGAAGTGTTATTTTTTCATGGGCAAAAACCAAACTTTGGTATCTTAAAAGGAACTTCATCAGATGAAGATGGAAATATTTCATTTGAAGAAGAACCGCTAACATTAGAAACATTATCAATAGCAATGGCTGTAAAAAATGCAGGTGGAACAATAATTGTTCAAGTTAAGAAAAAAGTTGAAAATGGAGTAATTCAACCTAAAAATGTAAAAATACCTGGAATATTAGTAGATTATGTAGTTATTGCTGAAAATCCAGAAAATCATAAACAAACACTGGCTGAAGATTTTAATCCAGAATATGTAACAAGAATTGTATCTGATAAGCCACAAAAAGCAGAATCAGTACCATTAGATGAAAGAAAAGTAGTATCAAGAAGATGTGCAATGCTTCTTTCAAGAGAAAAGAAAATAATAAATTATGGAATAGGAATGCCTGAAGTGATAGCTGCTGTATTAAATGAAGAAGGACAAGAAGAATACTTCACTCCAACAGTGGAACCAGGAGCAATAGGAGGAACTCCAGAGGGAGGACTTAATTTTGGAGCATCTATAAATCCTGTGTGTATAATAGATCAGCCATATCAATTTGATTTTTATGATGGTGGTGGATTAGATATGGCATTTTTAGGTTTAGCTCAATGTGATGGAGATGGAAACATAAATGTATCAAAATTTGGACCTAAGATAGCAGGATGTGGTGGTTTTATAAATATAACACAAAATGCTAAAGAAGTTGTATTTTGTGGAACATTTACAGCAGGAGGATTAAAACTTGATATAGCTGAGGGAAAATTAAAAATAATTCAGGAAGGAAAAATTAAAAAATTTGTAAAAGCTGTTGAGCAGATTACGTTTAGTGGAAAATTAGCAAAAGAAAATAAAAAGAAGGTAAAATATGTGACAGAGAGAGCAGTTTTTGAATTAAAGCCTGAAGGATTAACATTAATAGAAGTGGCTCCCGGAATAGATATAGAAAGAGACATACTAGGACAAATGGAGTTTAAACCATTGATTTCAAATGAATTGAAAACTATGGATAGCAAAATATTTAAAGCTGAAAAAATGGGATTAGTATTATAA
- a CDS encoding MaoC family dehydratase, translating to MNFEDLKIGMKAQVTKTITEADVILYAGITLDINPAHLNEEYAKKTIFKHRIAHGMLTAGLVSAVLGTKLPGEGSIYMGQELMFTAPVYFGDTITATAEIIELIPEKNRVILLTTCTNQDGKEVLKGQAKIMKK from the coding sequence ATGAATTTCGAAGATTTGAAAATAGGTATGAAGGCTCAAGTTACAAAAACAATTACAGAGGCTGATGTTATTCTTTATGCAGGTATTACATTAGATATAAATCCAGCCCATTTAAATGAAGAATATGCAAAAAAAACTATTTTCAAACACAGGATAGCACATGGAATGCTAACAGCAGGTTTAGTATCTGCTGTACTAGGAACAAAACTTCCAGGTGAGGGGAGTATTTACATGGGGCAGGAACTGATGTTCACAGCACCAGTTTATTTTGGAGATACTATCACAGCAACTGCTGAGATTATAGAGTTGATTCCAGAAAAAAACAGAGTAATATTATTAACAACATGTACAAATCAAGATGGTAAAGAAGTATTAAAAGGTCAAGCAAAAATAATGAAAAAATAG
- a CDS encoding acyl-CoA dehydrogenase → MEFNIPKTHELFRQMIREFAEKEVKPLAAEVDEEERFPVETVKKMAEIGLMGIPIPKQYGGAGGDNVMYAMAVEELSRVCGTTGVIVSAHTSLGTWPILHFGTEEQKQKYIPKLASGEWLGAFGLTEPNAGTDAAGQQTTAVLDETTNEWIINGSKIFITNAGYADVYVIFGMTDRSKGLKGISAFILETGTPGFSIGKKEKKLGIKGSSTCELIFENVRIPKSNLLGEVGKGFKVAMMTLDGGRIGIASQALGIAQGALDETVGYVKERKQFGRAIAKFQNTQFQLADLEVKIEASRLLVYKAAWRESNNLPYTVDAARAKLFAAETAMEVTTKAVQLHGGYGYTREYPVERMMRDAKITEIYEGTSEVQRMVIAGNLLK, encoded by the coding sequence ATGGAATTTAATATACCTAAGACACATGAACTTTTCAGACAAATGATAAGAGAATTTGCTGAAAAAGAGGTAAAACCTTTAGCTGCTGAAGTAGATGAAGAAGAAAGATTCCCAGTTGAAACAGTTAAAAAAATGGCTGAAATCGGATTAATGGGGATCCCTATTCCAAAACAATATGGTGGAGCAGGTGGAGACAATGTAATGTATGCAATGGCGGTAGAAGAACTTTCGAGAGTTTGTGGAACTACTGGAGTTATTGTATCTGCTCATACTTCACTAGGAACTTGGCCAATACTGCACTTTGGTACTGAAGAGCAAAAACAAAAATATATTCCAAAGCTAGCAAGCGGAGAATGGTTAGGAGCATTTGGATTGACTGAACCAAATGCAGGAACAGATGCTGCTGGACAACAAACTACTGCAGTTTTAGATGAAACTACAAACGAATGGATTATCAATGGATCTAAAATATTCATAACAAATGCTGGATATGCTGATGTATATGTAATATTTGGAATGACAGATAGATCAAAAGGACTAAAAGGAATTTCAGCTTTCATATTGGAAACAGGAACTCCAGGATTCTCTATAGGTAAAAAAGAAAAGAAACTTGGAATTAAAGGATCATCAACTTGTGAATTGATATTTGAAAATGTAAGAATACCTAAATCAAATCTATTAGGAGAAGTTGGAAAAGGATTTAAAGTTGCTATGATGACTCTTGATGGAGGAAGAATAGGAATTGCTTCTCAAGCATTGGGAATTGCTCAAGGTGCTTTAGATGAAACTGTAGGATATGTAAAAGAAAGAAAACAATTTGGAAGAGCTATTGCAAAATTCCAAAATACTCAATTCCAATTAGCTGATTTAGAAGTTAAAATAGAAGCTTCAAGACTTCTAGTTTACAAAGCTGCTTGGAGAGAAAGCAACAACTTACCATATACAGTAGATGCAGCTAGAGCTAAACTATTTGCAGCTGAAACTGCTATGGAAGTTACAACTAAAGCAGTTCAATTACATGGTGGGTATGGATACACTAGAGAATATCCAGTAGAAAGAATGATGAGAGATGCTAAAATCACTGAGATCTATGAAGGAACTTCTGAAGTTCAAAGAATGGTAATAGCAGGAAATCTTTTAAAATAA